The Salvia splendens isolate huo1 chromosome 21, SspV2, whole genome shotgun sequence genome includes a window with the following:
- the LOC121783219 gene encoding uncharacterized protein LOC121783219 isoform X1, which translates to MISSHLHCLPQLCFRERTEIQMANGDNGRCVFPLTGLQIGDLQSYLSHLSLFMASDSEKFYILVDNRPWLKDLVSRPTHLWQLMVTKSRLSPFANTKRKEGRKLMKQLSDLETSPSSSTSKLKNFKQWFSLIDAVTLSRKRALLPVKKLKNSLIANSKLHRTLYGFIVFEVVWSDVRGINYLNELQTDTSLAIEAKVMRRWEFDSLAQAADLIHSWFPGTRNERSLLKDHLDATIGEVFHDAHESFPKTDKKADITSDGTSVEAESPCSSSSSFSVYSVQIQNLTHRLHTPPPDGSPYKRRKLTSPVHFDLGTSSEEADTENAEVQSQTPDMSDCEETLQPSMYRDVLILFRFDDRDLPFKLRDIIMSDVRLLTLLEAGLPSWVIFLQSYPVFCHLYRPWMCPLARACYVLISVITVLIGFYDLYKNVPLLKATASRLFGPLFDWIESLEMISRIKYLGTMLFLHNSQKAIRWFLSATRTIRSFFTLVIEPMAGPFGEFLEFLLPLWTVLAEVAENLFSVTWMVAGSCFTMIGDLIEMLLLPLWYILSLVWNIAISVIYPLFWILWELLYAPIRLVLGFCSLVASLCTLVYEMVGDLLLFAGSLVSFSRDVESTVSSYEVSIWRSLWNDLFSQIFRALRSILNGFVAFFTACNRHRLSTYNHMKELYHRLSRRPGRAGAQKAEQDPRASATSISRGVRKSPITRTRLSPGMVR; encoded by the exons ATGATCAGCTCACACTTGCATTGTCTACCTCAG TTGTGTTTTCGAGAAAGAACGGAGATTCAGATGGCGAATGGAGACAATGGCCGCTGCGTGTTTCCGTTGACAGGCTTACAAATTgg GGATTTGCAGTCCTATCTTTCACATCTGAGCCTATTTATGGCCTCTGACAGTGAGAAGTTCTACATCTTGGTGGACAACCGGCCGTGGTTGAAGGATCTTGTGTCACGGCCCACACATTTGTGGCAGCTAATGGTCACTAAG TCCAGGTTGTCCCCCTTTGCAAACACGAAGAGGAAGGAGGGTAGGAAGTTGATGAAACAACTTTCGGATTTAGAGACTTCTCCCTCGTCAAGCACAAGTAAATTGAAAAACTTCAAACAGTGGTTCTCATTAATTGATGCGGTGACCTTGTCCCGGAAGAGGGCTTTGTTACCTGTGAAGAAGCTTAAAAATTCTTTGATTGCGAACAGCAAGTTGCACAGAACCTTGTATGGATTTATTGTCTTTGAGGTTGTGTGGAGTGATGTACGTGGTATTAACTATTTGAACGAACTTCAG ACTGATACCTCGCTTGCAATTGAGGCTAAAGTCATGAGAAGGTGGGAATTTGATAGCTTAGCCCAAGCAGCAGACTTGATTCATTCATGGTTCCCTGGGACCCGCAACGAACGGAGCCTTTTGAAAGACCATTTGGATGCTACAATAG GGGAAGTTTTCCATGATGCACACGAAAGTTTCCCAAAGACTGACAAGAAGGCCGATATCACAAGTGATGGCACGAGTGTTGAAGCTGAATCTCCATGCTCTTCGAGTAGTAGTTTCAGTGTGTATTCAGTACAGATACAAAACCTGACACATAGACTGCACACGCCTCCTCCTGATGGTTCTCCTTACAAAAGGCGGAAACTTACAAGTCCTGTACACTTTGATCTCGGAACATCTTCTGAAGAAGCAGACACCGAAAATGCTGAGGTACAGTCTCAAACCCCAGATATGAGTGACTGTGAAGAAACACTCCAGCCTTCCATGTACCGTGATGTTCTCATTTTGTTCCGCTTCGATGATCGTGACCTTCCTTTCAAATTAAGAGACATAATTATGTCTGATGTGCGGTTACTCACTTTACTTGAAGCTGGGCTTCCATCGTGGGTTATTTTCCTTCAATCCTATCCAGTGTTCTGCCATCTTTATCGTCCATGGATGTGTCCCTTGGCCAGAGCTTGCTACGTGCTTATATCGGTCATCACTGTCCTCATTGGGTTTTACGACTTGTACAAAAATGTACCTCTCCTTAAGGCCACAGCATCTAGGTTGTTCGGGCCCCTGTTTGATTGGATAGAATCACTGGAAATGATTTCAAGAATCAAGTATTTAGGGACCATGTTATTCCTTCATAATTCTCAAAAGGCAATTAGGTGGTTTCTTTCTGCTACACGAACTATTCGCTCATTTTTCACATTAGTTATAGAGCCAATGGCTGGGCCATTTGGTGAGTTCTTGGAATTCTTACTTCCTCTTTGGACAGTGCTAGCGGAAGTCGCCGAGAATCTCTTTTCAGTCACATGGATGGTGGCTGGGTCTTGTTTCACAATGATCGGAGACCTCATAGAGATGTTACTGCTGCCATTGTGGTATATCTTGTCTCTTGTATGGAATATTG CAATATCAGTTATATATCCCTTATTCTGGATCCTGTGGGAACTCCTTTACGCTCCAATCCGATTAGTCCTTGGATTTTGTAGTCTCGTGGCATCCTTATGCACACTCGTTTATGAAATGGTTGGAGATTTGTTGCTATTCGCCGGCAGCCTAGTTAGTTTTTCTAGGGATGTTGAATCAACAGTGAGCTCGTATGAGGTTTCAATCTGGCGCTCTTTGTGGAACGACCTTTTCTCTCAG ATTTTCCGTGCTCTCCGGAGTATCCTCAACGGTTTTGTGGCTTTCTTCACCGCGTGCAACAGACACCGGCTAAG CACGTATAATCATATGAAGGAGTTATACCACAGATTGTCACGTAGACCTGGGAGAGCAGGTGCTCAGAAGGCCGAACAAGATCCACGCGCTTCTgcaacaagtataagt CGAGGAGTTAGGAAAAGTCCCATCACCAGGACCAGGTTGAGCCCAGGAATGGTTAGATGA
- the LOC121783219 gene encoding uncharacterized protein LOC121783219 isoform X3, translating to MKQLSDLETSPSSSTSKLKNFKQWFSLIDAVTLSRKRALLPVKKLKNSLIANSKLHRTLYGFIVFEVVWSDVRGINYLNELQTDTSLAIEAKVMRRWEFDSLAQAADLIHSWFPGTRNERSLLKDHLDATIGEVFHDAHESFPKTDKKADITSDGTSVEAESPCSSSSSFSVYSVQIQNLTHRLHTPPPDGSPYKRRKLTSPVHFDLGTSSEEADTENAEVQSQTPDMSDCEETLQPSMYRDVLILFRFDDRDLPFKLRDIIMSDVRLLTLLEAGLPSWVIFLQSYPVFCHLYRPWMCPLARACYVLISVITVLIGFYDLYKNVPLLKATASRLFGPLFDWIESLEMISRIKYLGTMLFLHNSQKAIRWFLSATRTIRSFFTLVIEPMAGPFGEFLEFLLPLWTVLAEVAENLFSVTWMVAGSCFTMIGDLIEMLLLPLWYILSLVWNIAISVIYPLFWILWELLYAPIRLVLGFCSLVASLCTLVYEMVGDLLLFAGSLVSFSRDVESTVSSYEVSIWRSLWNDLFSQIFRALRSILNGFVAFFTACNRHRLSTYNHMKELYHRLSRRPGRAGAQKAEQDPRASATSISRGVRKSPITRTRLSPGMVR from the exons ATGAAACAACTTTCGGATTTAGAGACTTCTCCCTCGTCAAGCACAAGTAAATTGAAAAACTTCAAACAGTGGTTCTCATTAATTGATGCGGTGACCTTGTCCCGGAAGAGGGCTTTGTTACCTGTGAAGAAGCTTAAAAATTCTTTGATTGCGAACAGCAAGTTGCACAGAACCTTGTATGGATTTATTGTCTTTGAGGTTGTGTGGAGTGATGTACGTGGTATTAACTATTTGAACGAACTTCAG ACTGATACCTCGCTTGCAATTGAGGCTAAAGTCATGAGAAGGTGGGAATTTGATAGCTTAGCCCAAGCAGCAGACTTGATTCATTCATGGTTCCCTGGGACCCGCAACGAACGGAGCCTTTTGAAAGACCATTTGGATGCTACAATAG GGGAAGTTTTCCATGATGCACACGAAAGTTTCCCAAAGACTGACAAGAAGGCCGATATCACAAGTGATGGCACGAGTGTTGAAGCTGAATCTCCATGCTCTTCGAGTAGTAGTTTCAGTGTGTATTCAGTACAGATACAAAACCTGACACATAGACTGCACACGCCTCCTCCTGATGGTTCTCCTTACAAAAGGCGGAAACTTACAAGTCCTGTACACTTTGATCTCGGAACATCTTCTGAAGAAGCAGACACCGAAAATGCTGAGGTACAGTCTCAAACCCCAGATATGAGTGACTGTGAAGAAACACTCCAGCCTTCCATGTACCGTGATGTTCTCATTTTGTTCCGCTTCGATGATCGTGACCTTCCTTTCAAATTAAGAGACATAATTATGTCTGATGTGCGGTTACTCACTTTACTTGAAGCTGGGCTTCCATCGTGGGTTATTTTCCTTCAATCCTATCCAGTGTTCTGCCATCTTTATCGTCCATGGATGTGTCCCTTGGCCAGAGCTTGCTACGTGCTTATATCGGTCATCACTGTCCTCATTGGGTTTTACGACTTGTACAAAAATGTACCTCTCCTTAAGGCCACAGCATCTAGGTTGTTCGGGCCCCTGTTTGATTGGATAGAATCACTGGAAATGATTTCAAGAATCAAGTATTTAGGGACCATGTTATTCCTTCATAATTCTCAAAAGGCAATTAGGTGGTTTCTTTCTGCTACACGAACTATTCGCTCATTTTTCACATTAGTTATAGAGCCAATGGCTGGGCCATTTGGTGAGTTCTTGGAATTCTTACTTCCTCTTTGGACAGTGCTAGCGGAAGTCGCCGAGAATCTCTTTTCAGTCACATGGATGGTGGCTGGGTCTTGTTTCACAATGATCGGAGACCTCATAGAGATGTTACTGCTGCCATTGTGGTATATCTTGTCTCTTGTATGGAATATTG CAATATCAGTTATATATCCCTTATTCTGGATCCTGTGGGAACTCCTTTACGCTCCAATCCGATTAGTCCTTGGATTTTGTAGTCTCGTGGCATCCTTATGCACACTCGTTTATGAAATGGTTGGAGATTTGTTGCTATTCGCCGGCAGCCTAGTTAGTTTTTCTAGGGATGTTGAATCAACAGTGAGCTCGTATGAGGTTTCAATCTGGCGCTCTTTGTGGAACGACCTTTTCTCTCAG ATTTTCCGTGCTCTCCGGAGTATCCTCAACGGTTTTGTGGCTTTCTTCACCGCGTGCAACAGACACCGGCTAAG CACGTATAATCATATGAAGGAGTTATACCACAGATTGTCACGTAGACCTGGGAGAGCAGGTGCTCAGAAGGCCGAACAAGATCCACGCGCTTCTgcaacaagtataagt CGAGGAGTTAGGAAAAGTCCCATCACCAGGACCAGGTTGAGCCCAGGAATGGTTAGATGA
- the LOC121783219 gene encoding uncharacterized protein LOC121783219 isoform X2 → MISSHLHCLPQLCFRERTEIQMANGDNGRCVFPLTGLQIGEKFYILVDNRPWLKDLVSRPTHLWQLMVTKSRLSPFANTKRKEGRKLMKQLSDLETSPSSSTSKLKNFKQWFSLIDAVTLSRKRALLPVKKLKNSLIANSKLHRTLYGFIVFEVVWSDVRGINYLNELQTDTSLAIEAKVMRRWEFDSLAQAADLIHSWFPGTRNERSLLKDHLDATIGEVFHDAHESFPKTDKKADITSDGTSVEAESPCSSSSSFSVYSVQIQNLTHRLHTPPPDGSPYKRRKLTSPVHFDLGTSSEEADTENAEVQSQTPDMSDCEETLQPSMYRDVLILFRFDDRDLPFKLRDIIMSDVRLLTLLEAGLPSWVIFLQSYPVFCHLYRPWMCPLARACYVLISVITVLIGFYDLYKNVPLLKATASRLFGPLFDWIESLEMISRIKYLGTMLFLHNSQKAIRWFLSATRTIRSFFTLVIEPMAGPFGEFLEFLLPLWTVLAEVAENLFSVTWMVAGSCFTMIGDLIEMLLLPLWYILSLVWNIAISVIYPLFWILWELLYAPIRLVLGFCSLVASLCTLVYEMVGDLLLFAGSLVSFSRDVESTVSSYEVSIWRSLWNDLFSQIFRALRSILNGFVAFFTACNRHRLSTYNHMKELYHRLSRRPGRAGAQKAEQDPRASATSISRGVRKSPITRTRLSPGMVR, encoded by the exons ATGATCAGCTCACACTTGCATTGTCTACCTCAG TTGTGTTTTCGAGAAAGAACGGAGATTCAGATGGCGAATGGAGACAATGGCCGCTGCGTGTTTCCGTTGACAGGCTTACAAATTgg TGAGAAGTTCTACATCTTGGTGGACAACCGGCCGTGGTTGAAGGATCTTGTGTCACGGCCCACACATTTGTGGCAGCTAATGGTCACTAAG TCCAGGTTGTCCCCCTTTGCAAACACGAAGAGGAAGGAGGGTAGGAAGTTGATGAAACAACTTTCGGATTTAGAGACTTCTCCCTCGTCAAGCACAAGTAAATTGAAAAACTTCAAACAGTGGTTCTCATTAATTGATGCGGTGACCTTGTCCCGGAAGAGGGCTTTGTTACCTGTGAAGAAGCTTAAAAATTCTTTGATTGCGAACAGCAAGTTGCACAGAACCTTGTATGGATTTATTGTCTTTGAGGTTGTGTGGAGTGATGTACGTGGTATTAACTATTTGAACGAACTTCAG ACTGATACCTCGCTTGCAATTGAGGCTAAAGTCATGAGAAGGTGGGAATTTGATAGCTTAGCCCAAGCAGCAGACTTGATTCATTCATGGTTCCCTGGGACCCGCAACGAACGGAGCCTTTTGAAAGACCATTTGGATGCTACAATAG GGGAAGTTTTCCATGATGCACACGAAAGTTTCCCAAAGACTGACAAGAAGGCCGATATCACAAGTGATGGCACGAGTGTTGAAGCTGAATCTCCATGCTCTTCGAGTAGTAGTTTCAGTGTGTATTCAGTACAGATACAAAACCTGACACATAGACTGCACACGCCTCCTCCTGATGGTTCTCCTTACAAAAGGCGGAAACTTACAAGTCCTGTACACTTTGATCTCGGAACATCTTCTGAAGAAGCAGACACCGAAAATGCTGAGGTACAGTCTCAAACCCCAGATATGAGTGACTGTGAAGAAACACTCCAGCCTTCCATGTACCGTGATGTTCTCATTTTGTTCCGCTTCGATGATCGTGACCTTCCTTTCAAATTAAGAGACATAATTATGTCTGATGTGCGGTTACTCACTTTACTTGAAGCTGGGCTTCCATCGTGGGTTATTTTCCTTCAATCCTATCCAGTGTTCTGCCATCTTTATCGTCCATGGATGTGTCCCTTGGCCAGAGCTTGCTACGTGCTTATATCGGTCATCACTGTCCTCATTGGGTTTTACGACTTGTACAAAAATGTACCTCTCCTTAAGGCCACAGCATCTAGGTTGTTCGGGCCCCTGTTTGATTGGATAGAATCACTGGAAATGATTTCAAGAATCAAGTATTTAGGGACCATGTTATTCCTTCATAATTCTCAAAAGGCAATTAGGTGGTTTCTTTCTGCTACACGAACTATTCGCTCATTTTTCACATTAGTTATAGAGCCAATGGCTGGGCCATTTGGTGAGTTCTTGGAATTCTTACTTCCTCTTTGGACAGTGCTAGCGGAAGTCGCCGAGAATCTCTTTTCAGTCACATGGATGGTGGCTGGGTCTTGTTTCACAATGATCGGAGACCTCATAGAGATGTTACTGCTGCCATTGTGGTATATCTTGTCTCTTGTATGGAATATTG CAATATCAGTTATATATCCCTTATTCTGGATCCTGTGGGAACTCCTTTACGCTCCAATCCGATTAGTCCTTGGATTTTGTAGTCTCGTGGCATCCTTATGCACACTCGTTTATGAAATGGTTGGAGATTTGTTGCTATTCGCCGGCAGCCTAGTTAGTTTTTCTAGGGATGTTGAATCAACAGTGAGCTCGTATGAGGTTTCAATCTGGCGCTCTTTGTGGAACGACCTTTTCTCTCAG ATTTTCCGTGCTCTCCGGAGTATCCTCAACGGTTTTGTGGCTTTCTTCACCGCGTGCAACAGACACCGGCTAAG CACGTATAATCATATGAAGGAGTTATACCACAGATTGTCACGTAGACCTGGGAGAGCAGGTGCTCAGAAGGCCGAACAAGATCCACGCGCTTCTgcaacaagtataagt CGAGGAGTTAGGAAAAGTCCCATCACCAGGACCAGGTTGAGCCCAGGAATGGTTAGATGA